The following coding sequences lie in one Equus asinus isolate D_3611 breed Donkey chromosome 1, EquAss-T2T_v2, whole genome shotgun sequence genomic window:
- the LOC106841955 gene encoding olfactory receptor 2A1/2A42-like, translated as MKENQTMVMEFILLGFRLGPRIQMLLFGLFSLFYAFTLLGNGVILGLISLDSRLHTPMYFFLSHLAIVDIAYACNTVPQMLVNLLNPARPISFAGCMTQTFLFLSFAHTECLLLVVMSYDRYVAICHPLRYSVIVSWRVCITLVVTSWTCGVLLALVHVSLILRLPFCGPHEINHFFCEILSVLKLACADTRLNKVVIFVASVFVLVEPLCLVLVSYMRILFAILRIQSGEGRRKAFSTSSSHLCVVGLFFGSAIVMYMAPKSRHPEEQQKILFLFYSLFNPMLNPLIYSLRKSEVKGTLRRAVCKESPIGRLFSLC; from the coding sequence ATGAAGGAAAATCAGACAATGGTTATGGAGTTCATCCTACTGGGATTTCGTCTTGGTCCAAGGATTCAGATGCTTCTCTTTGGGCTCTTCTCCTTGTTCTATGCCTTCACCCTGCTGGGTAACGGGGTCATCCTGGGGCTCATCTCACTGGACTCCAGActgcacacccccatgtacttcttcctctcacACCTGGCCATCGTCGACATAGCCTATGCCTGCAACACAGTGCCCCAGATGCTGGTGAACCTCCTGAATCCAGCCAGGCCCATCTCCTTTGCTGGCTGCATGACACAGAcctttctctttttaagttttgCTCACACTGAATGTCTTCTCCTGGTGGTGATGTCCTATGATCGGTACGTGGCCATCTGCCATCCTCTTCGATATTCTGTCATCGTGAGCTGGAGAGTTTGCATTACCCTAGTGGTGACTTCCTGGACGTGTGGCGTTCTCCTGGCCCTGGTCCATGTGAGCCTCATCCTGAGGCTGCCCTTCTGTGGGCCTCATGAAAtcaaccacttcttctgtgaaatCCTGTCTGTCCTCAAGCTGGCCTGTGCTGACACGAGACTCAACAAAGTTGTCATCTTTGTTGCTTCTGTGTTTGTTTTAGTGGAGCCCCTCTGCTTGGTGCTGGTGTCTTACATGCGCATCCTGTTTGCCATCCTCAGGATCCAGTCTGGGGAGGGCCGCAGAAAGGCCTTCTCTACCAGCTCCTCCCACCTCTGTGTGGTCGGGCTCTTCTTTGGCAGCGCCATCGTCATGTACATGGCCCCCAAATCCCGCCATCCTGAGGAGCAGCAGAAgatcctttttctgttttacagTCTTTTCAACCCTATGCTGAACCCGCtgatctacagcctgaggaagtCAGAGGTCAAGGGTACTCTGAGGAGAGCAGTGTGCAAGGAAAGTC